The nucleotide sequence CGTATAGACCCAGATGCTGCACCCCCGCCGCCGCAACTCTCGGGTCAGGGAGCGCGTTCCGCTACGCAACGGCTCCCCCAGCCAGCGATGAACACATGCCGGCAGCCGGCTTTGCTCGGTCGCGCAGTGGTGGAGTTGACAGGCCAGCGTGTCATCTATGTCGAACGAAATACGTAATGGCTGACGCTTGAACATGTGTACGGGAACAACGCGCATGATGGCTCGCCATACCCGACTTCGGGCAATACGGTGGTTGTCGCGCGCCAGATACTTTTTCATCGAGGGCGACCTGGATAGACGGGTAATTGTTTGTCGCTCAGAAAAAATTCCATTGGATCGGGGGCCTTTTCTTCCAGGAACGCTGCATATTTTTTCTTGATCTTGGGCAGTTCGTACAATGCCTTTACACCATGCTTGGCGGAGTTGCGTATGACCGATGACGGATTGAAGTAGCCCTCGGCATTATCCAGCGTCAGTACAAATGGAGGAAGCCCCGCGCGCATAAGCAAATAGCTGACGATGAGCGACCCACTGCGGTTATTGCCTTCAATGAACAATTGCGGCTTGCTGAGGATTCGGACATACACACCGGCCGCACGCTTCCATACCGACTCACTGCGGTACGCGCAGTACCAATTGTATAAATCCTTGATCCCACCCTCTACGTTGTTGAAAAAGTGCTCTTCCGTGGCGGCAAGGTGTTGAGCGAACTCCAGTCGGCGCGCCGGGTCTCGACCGCAGAGCACCGTGGCATTGATCTCCAGCATCAGATTCACTTGCTGAAGATCAAACAGGTCGACATCACGTGCGACATAATCGTCAATCAGCGCGTAGCCCTCAAGCACATTCTGCAGCACCTCGTCGGTCAAGGGATCGCGCGGCTCGGTAAAGTGTCTGCTGAGCTCGGCAAAGCGGCTCTGCACATTACGCAGTGCACGTTCAATCGCAGGCAAATCAAGGCGACGCTTTACAGACATTGGCAATCCTGATGAGCGGTGTGTGAAAAAGCCAAAACGACCGGGTACTCGCCAAGGCAGTCTAGCCCTTGGCGGTATGCGGTGTTGATCGGACGGCTGTTGATCAGCTGAACTTCCCGCTGATGTAATCCCCCGTCATTTGTTCGCGAGGACTGTCGAAAATCTGCGTAGTCGGACCCATTTCAACCAGATAACCGGTACGCGTGCCCTGGGAAATATCCACCGAGAAAAAGGCCGTCGTATCAGCGACACGGATGGCCTGTTGCATATTGTGGGTTACCAGAGCGATGGTGTAGTCCTTCTTCAACTCGACCATCAGTTCCTCGACCCGCCGGGTAGCGATCGGGTCAAGCGCCGAGCACGGTTCGTCCAGCAACAGAACTTCCGGTTCAGTGGCGATGGCACGGGCGATACACAGTCGTTGCTGCTGCCCGCCGGAAAGGGACAGGCCGCTGACCTTGAGCTTGTCCTTGACCTCATCCCACAACGCGGCGCCTTGCAAGGCGTGCTTTACCCGATCGCCCATATCACCCTTGTAGCGATTGAGGCGCAGGCCAAAGGCGACGTTGTCGAAAATGCTCATCGAGAACGGGTTCGGCTGCTGAAACACCATGCCGATATAGCGGCGTACGACCACGGGGTCAACACCCTTGCCATAGACGTCCTGGCCGAGAAAATGCACATGCCCCTCGAAACGGAAACCTTTCACCAGGTCGTTCATCCGATTCAGGCTGCGCAGCACAGTACTCTTGCCGCAGCCGGAAGGACCGATGAATCCGGTGATCTTGTTTTTTTCAATCGGCACATGGCTGTCACGTACCGCCATGAAGTTGCCATAGAAAATCTTGTCCAGCTTGCAGTCCATGACCACAGGCGCCTGAGTGGCAAACGGGGCGGTTTCTTGCGCAGATAGTACGTTCAAAATTCAGGTGCTCCCATTCTCAGAACTTGGGCTTGCCGAAAATACGGCTGACAATATTCACGACCAGCACGATCATCACCAGCACCAGCGAGGCCGCCCATGCGAGCTCGAGTTGGTTGTCGAACGGCATCCCGGAAAAGTTGTAAATCAGCACGGCAAGCGACGCCGTCGGATTCATCACTTCAAGACTGCCTTCGTGGTAGATCCAGTAGTTGCTGAACAACGCGGTAAACAACAACGGTGCGGTTTCGCCCGCTGCGCGCGCCACGGCCAGCATGACACCGGTCAGGATCGCCGGCATGCCGGTGGGCAAGACGATTTTCCAGATGACCTGCGAACGGGTGCAGCCCATGCCGTAGGCGGCGTCCTTCATGATCTTGGGCACCATCTTCATCGACTCTTCAGCCGTAAGCACCACGATCGGCAGCATCAGCACGGCCAGCGCCACACCACCCGCCGGTGCCGAGTAGGTACCGGTGGTCATCACCACCAAGGCGTAGGCAAAAACCCCGGCCAAAATCGAAGGCAGGCCCGTGAGGGTCTTGGCGGCAAAGCGTGCGGCGTTGGCCAGCTTGCTGTCCGGGCCCAATTCAGCCAGGAAGATCGCCGCCATGATGCCGACCGGCACCGCGATTGCGGCGGCGATACCGACCATCACGAAGGTACCTGCCATCGCATTGCCGAAGCCGCCGCCCGTCTCGAAACCGGTCGGCGGCAGTTCAGTGAATACCTCCAGGCTGAGGCGAGCACCGCCGCGCGTGATCAGCATGTAGAGCACGGAAATCAACGGTACGCTGGCCAGCAGAGCGCCGCCCCAGACCAGTGTGGTCAACAGCAGGCTGCGCAAGGCGCGGCCTTCGAACTTGCGTTGCAAGCTGGGTAAGGCACCTGTACGAGAAGTGAGGTCACTCATTGTTTTGTGCCTCGCTGGGCATAGACCATAATCATCGATCCGATGATGTTCACCAGTAGCGTGATCAACATCAGAACCAGTGCGGCGTACATCAACACCTCAATCTCGTTCGGCCCAGCTTCGGGGAAATTCAGCGCCAGCAAGGCCGCCAAGGTATTGGCCGGGGCAAACAAAGAAAGCGAGATATTGTTCGCGTTGCCTACCAGCATGGCCAAGGCCATCGTTTCACCCAGTGCCCGGCCCAGACCCAATACCAGCGAACCAAAGATGCCGGTGGCCGCGGATGGCACCATCACCTTGAGAATCGCTTCCCAGTGCGTGGTCCCCATGCCATAGGCTGCCTGCTTGGTTTTCATTGGAACCCCCGTGAGGGCATCCTGTGAAACAGCGGCAATGGTCGGCAGAATCATGATGGCAAGCACCAACGCGGCAGGTAGCAGTCCTGGTCCGCTCAAGGACGTGCCGAAAAACGGAATCCAGCCGAGTTCGCTGTGCAACCACGCCGTCAGGGGCCGAATCGCCGGGATCACTACGTAGATCCCCCACAGGCCGTAAACGACGCTGGGGATGGCCGCGAGCAGCTCGACGGCGGTGCGAAAGACCGCTGCAAGCTTGGCGGGCAGGAAATCCTGGGTCAGGAAAATAGCCATGCTGACGCCGAAGAAGCCGGCGATCATCAGCGCAATCAGGGCGCTGTA is from Pseudomonas mucidolens and encodes:
- the pstC gene encoding phosphate ABC transporter permease subunit PstC; translation: MNKPFVVPVNPDSACQPPSTKDFMVDRIFRALARVGVVLVLALVFALVFEVGRKAFPGMEKHGLDVVLGSVWDVNQGKYGILPAIWGTLYSALIALMIAGFFGVSMAIFLTQDFLPAKLAAVFRTAVELLAAIPSVVYGLWGIYVVIPAIRPLTAWLHSELGWIPFFGTSLSGPGLLPAALVLAIMILPTIAAVSQDALTGVPMKTKQAAYGMGTTHWEAILKVMVPSAATGIFGSLVLGLGRALGETMALAMLVGNANNISLSLFAPANTLAALLALNFPEAGPNEIEVLMYAALVLMLITLLVNIIGSMIMVYAQRGTKQ
- the pstB gene encoding phosphate ABC transporter ATP-binding protein PstB translates to MDCKLDKIFYGNFMAVRDSHVPIEKNKITGFIGPSGCGKSTVLRSLNRMNDLVKGFRFEGHVHFLGQDVYGKGVDPVVVRRYIGMVFQQPNPFSMSIFDNVAFGLRLNRYKGDMGDRVKHALQGAALWDEVKDKLKVSGLSLSGGQQQRLCIARAIATEPEVLLLDEPCSALDPIATRRVEELMVELKKDYTIALVTHNMQQAIRVADTTAFFSVDISQGTRTGYLVEMGPTTQIFDSPREQMTGDYISGKFS
- the pstA gene encoding phosphate ABC transporter permease PstA, with translation MSDLTSRTGALPSLQRKFEGRALRSLLLTTLVWGGALLASVPLISVLYMLITRGGARLSLEVFTELPPTGFETGGGFGNAMAGTFVMVGIAAAIAVPVGIMAAIFLAELGPDSKLANAARFAAKTLTGLPSILAGVFAYALVVMTTGTYSAPAGGVALAVLMLPIVVLTAEESMKMVPKIMKDAAYGMGCTRSQVIWKIVLPTGMPAILTGVMLAVARAAGETAPLLFTALFSNYWIYHEGSLEVMNPTASLAVLIYNFSGMPFDNQLELAWAASLVLVMIVLVVNIVSRIFGKPKF